The Aggregatilinea lenta genome includes a region encoding these proteins:
- a CDS encoding DegV family protein: protein MTAPLDFLSNPPAIVTDAACDLPPAWFEQYDIHVAPLKILFGEESFRSGVDITHAEFYERLARKDVHPTTTQPTVNDFVEIYTPLLERRVPVLSIHISEGLSGTVNVARLAAQQMPPGAVTVWDSGTLSSALGLHVMMAARAARAGQSVEAILPLLKLTHEQVDLLFTVGDLSYLHRGGRIGSVRYQIGQVLHIKPIITVSKEGDTAGTYVSKGRARSMSKAIDQFVEIVAGVVGEGNKLRAISLYGDDDTLATQLNAALAQRFDCVTLDKLPTAPVLGVHVGPEALGLGFAGGDWPF from the coding sequence GTGACTGCACCGTTGGATTTTCTCAGTAACCCGCCAGCCATTGTGACAGACGCCGCGTGCGATCTGCCCCCGGCATGGTTTGAACAGTACGACATTCACGTTGCGCCGCTCAAGATTCTGTTTGGTGAAGAAAGCTTCCGCAGCGGGGTCGATATCACGCACGCGGAATTCTATGAGCGGTTGGCGCGCAAAGACGTACATCCTACAACGACGCAGCCTACGGTCAACGATTTTGTCGAAATTTACACCCCCCTGCTGGAACGGCGCGTGCCGGTGCTGTCGATCCACATCAGCGAGGGGTTGAGCGGCACGGTCAACGTGGCGCGTTTGGCCGCCCAGCAGATGCCGCCCGGTGCGGTGACCGTCTGGGACAGCGGCACCCTGTCGTCGGCGCTGGGGCTTCACGTCATGATGGCGGCGCGGGCTGCGCGTGCGGGACAATCTGTCGAGGCTATTCTGCCGCTGCTCAAGCTGACGCACGAGCAGGTCGACCTGCTGTTCACGGTCGGGGATTTGTCGTACCTGCATCGCGGCGGGCGCATCGGCTCCGTGCGCTACCAGATTGGTCAGGTGCTGCATATCAAGCCGATCATTACCGTCAGCAAAGAGGGCGACACGGCGGGCACGTACGTCTCGAAAGGCCGCGCGCGCAGCATGAGCAAGGCGATTGACCAGTTCGTGGAGATTGTCGCCGGGGTTGTGGGCGAGGGCAATAAGCTGCGCGCTATTTCGTTGTATGGCGACGACGACACGCTGGCGACCCAGCTCAACGCCGCGCTGGCGCAGCGCTTCGACTGCGTGACGCTGGACAAGCTTCCGACTGCGCCGGTGCTCGGCGTGCACGTCGGGCCGGAAGCGCTCGGCCTCGGTTTTGCCGGAGGCGACTGGCCGTTTTAG
- a CDS encoding NifU family protein → MSMELPVTPGAAPDAPVEDRLASLIENLSSYIEFYHGGSVKLIRFDGKVAQVEFGGACEGCPLSLNTLHGWIAGTIRQFFPDIVIEEAPVVSGG, encoded by the coding sequence ATGAGCATGGAACTTCCGGTGACCCCAGGCGCTGCCCCCGACGCTCCTGTCGAGGATCGGCTGGCGAGCCTGATTGAGAACCTCTCGTCCTACATCGAGTTCTATCACGGCGGATCGGTCAAGCTGATCCGGTTCGACGGCAAGGTCGCGCAGGTTGAGTTCGGCGGCGCGTGCGAGGGCTGCCCGCTCTCGCTGAACACCTTGCACGGCTGGATCGCCGGGACGATTCGCCAGTTCTTCCCCGACATCGTGATTGAGGAAGCTCCGGTCGTTTCCGGCGGTTAG
- a CDS encoding DMT family transporter yields the protein MKNWLFFGLLGVIWGSSFLLIKVAVDDLTPLPLVTIRIGLAALFMAAFLALTHRHWPQNRRERAALIFVGVMNTAVPFSLITWGEKDIDSGLATVLNATTPLFTLVIAHLALADERIIPQKLLGLLAGFGGVALLASRSAESISPNPVSGQVAVLVASASYAMSAVVIRRYLRGVEPITIAGGSLIVGALVMVVVTPLAVPLPDLDSIGTQTVLAVLTLALLNTVVAYFLFYHLIDVWGATRTTLVTYVMPPIGLTLGAIFLDETVDWKIVAGAALILAGIVAANWHKRTPAPPSPVAARSAGTD from the coding sequence ATGAAAAACTGGCTTTTCTTCGGCCTGCTGGGAGTGATCTGGGGATCGTCGTTTTTGCTGATCAAGGTCGCGGTGGACGACCTGACGCCGCTGCCGCTGGTGACCATCCGCATCGGGCTGGCGGCGCTGTTCATGGCCGCGTTCCTGGCGCTGACGCACCGGCATTGGCCGCAGAACCGGCGCGAGCGTGCGGCGCTGATCTTCGTGGGTGTGATGAATACCGCCGTGCCGTTCTCTTTGATCACGTGGGGCGAAAAGGATATCGACAGCGGGCTGGCGACGGTGCTCAACGCCACGACGCCGCTGTTCACGCTGGTCATCGCCCACCTGGCGCTGGCCGACGAGCGCATCATACCGCAGAAGCTGCTTGGCCTGTTGGCCGGGTTCGGGGGGGTCGCCCTGCTCGCCAGCCGCAGCGCGGAATCGATCAGCCCCAACCCCGTCAGCGGGCAGGTCGCGGTGCTGGTCGCCTCGGCGAGTTACGCCATGTCGGCGGTGGTCATTCGCCGCTATTTGCGCGGCGTGGAGCCGATCACCATCGCGGGCGGATCGCTGATTGTCGGCGCGCTGGTGATGGTTGTCGTCACGCCGCTGGCGGTGCCCTTGCCGGATCTGGACAGCATTGGCACGCAGACGGTGCTGGCGGTGCTCACGCTGGCGCTGTTGAACACGGTGGTGGCCTACTTCCTGTTCTACCACCTGATCGACGTGTGGGGCGCGACGCGCACGACGCTGGTCACGTACGTGATGCCGCCCATCGGGCTGACGTTGGGCGCGATCTTCCTCGACGAGACGGTGGACTGGAAGATCGTCGCGGGTGCGGCGCTGATCCTGGCCGGGATCGTAGCCGCCAACTGGCACAAGCGCACGCCTGCGCCGCCGTCGCCTGTCGCGGCGCGGTCCGCTGGCACGGACTGA
- a CDS encoding M1 family metallopeptidase, with translation MYRKLVLLLIVVLLVPGAASAQGPEPDRGSLGDSYYPALGNSGYDALHYTIDLSTELQGNDLAATVTMDAQATEALDRFNLDFQGFTIESLLLDGEPVDYERDGTELVIVPAEPLAAGEDFTLTTTYAGTAETITSSAIPVALGWQNFGDGVLVASEPSGAQGWYPVNNHPLDKATYTFRITVPNPYVVAANGLLTEQIDNGDDTTTYVWETEYPVASYLVTVGIDQFAVQEQEGPNGLPIRNYFPVDMAEQGEQAFARTPDMIAFYESIFGPYPFEAYGVYVADTGLDFALETQTLTLFARNWLTSGDVDEAASHELAHQWFGNSVSLAKWEDIWLNEGFATYASWLWAAHNAGESALDNIVSNVYDAIQQFETAAEPQGVLNYRVTKQGLLDLLNDKPADFTLPAEDVIALARLLLVDQPSDEVESMIAQMPTGDITRDELIQFLTLLNFDRVPLGPNEVWALATTFGVESSYPQYVDSPRLVWAAPGVAAPDDLFNVGVYYRGALVLHALRQEVGDDAFFEILRSYYDQYQYGNATIEDFIAVANDASGQDVTDLLNAWLYAPLVPELPGVTA, from the coding sequence ATGTACCGAAAACTCGTCTTGCTTCTGATCGTCGTGCTGTTGGTGCCGGGCGCGGCCAGCGCCCAGGGGCCGGAACCGGATCGCGGCAGTTTAGGCGATTCCTACTATCCGGCGTTGGGGAACAGCGGCTACGACGCGCTGCATTACACTATCGATCTCTCGACCGAGCTGCAAGGCAACGACCTCGCCGCGACGGTCACGATGGACGCCCAGGCGACCGAGGCGCTGGACCGGTTCAACCTGGACTTCCAGGGCTTCACCATCGAGTCGCTGCTGCTCGACGGCGAGCCGGTTGACTACGAGCGCGATGGTACGGAGCTGGTGATCGTGCCCGCCGAGCCACTGGCAGCGGGTGAAGACTTCACACTGACCACCACCTACGCGGGCACGGCGGAAACCATCACGTCCAGCGCGATTCCCGTCGCGCTCGGCTGGCAGAATTTTGGAGATGGCGTGCTGGTCGCCAGCGAGCCGTCCGGCGCGCAGGGCTGGTATCCGGTCAACAACCACCCGCTCGATAAGGCGACCTATACCTTCCGCATCACCGTACCCAATCCCTACGTGGTGGCGGCCAACGGCCTGTTGACAGAACAGATCGATAACGGCGACGACACGACGACTTACGTGTGGGAAACCGAGTATCCCGTGGCGAGCTACCTCGTGACGGTCGGCATCGACCAGTTTGCCGTTCAGGAGCAGGAAGGCCCCAACGGGCTGCCGATCCGCAACTACTTCCCGGTCGACATGGCCGAGCAAGGGGAGCAGGCGTTCGCGCGCACGCCGGACATGATCGCATTCTACGAGAGCATCTTCGGCCCGTATCCCTTCGAGGCGTACGGCGTTTACGTGGCCGACACTGGCCTGGACTTCGCGCTGGAGACACAGACGCTGACCCTGTTCGCGCGCAACTGGCTCACCAGCGGCGATGTGGACGAGGCGGCCTCGCATGAGCTGGCGCACCAGTGGTTCGGGAACAGCGTCAGCCTGGCGAAGTGGGAAGACATCTGGCTGAACGAGGGCTTTGCCACGTATGCGTCGTGGCTGTGGGCCGCGCATAACGCAGGAGAATCCGCCCTGGATAACATAGTGTCGAACGTTTATGACGCGATTCAGCAGTTCGAGACGGCGGCGGAACCGCAGGGAGTATTGAACTATCGGGTCACCAAGCAGGGGCTGCTCGATCTGTTGAACGACAAGCCCGCCGATTTCACCCTGCCTGCCGAGGATGTGATTGCGCTGGCCCGGCTGCTGCTGGTCGATCAGCCGTCGGATGAGGTGGAATCAATGATCGCGCAGATGCCCACCGGAGATATCACGCGCGACGAGCTGATCCAGTTCTTGACGCTGCTGAACTTCGACCGGGTGCCGCTTGGTCCCAATGAGGTCTGGGCCCTGGCGACGACCTTCGGCGTCGAGTCCTCCTACCCGCAGTACGTGGATTCGCCGCGTCTGGTGTGGGCCGCGCCTGGCGTGGCAGCGCCGGATGACCTGTTCAATGTGGGTGTGTACTATCGCGGCGCGCTGGTGCTGCATGCGCTGCGGCAAGAAGTGGGTGACGACGCGTTCTTCGAGATCTTGCGCAGCTACTATGACCAGTACCAGTACGGCAACGCCACCATCGAAGACTTCATCGCGGTAGCGAACGACGCCAGCGGCCAGGACGTGACCGACCTGCTCAATGCGTGG